A window of the Bradyrhizobium diazoefficiens genome harbors these coding sequences:
- a CDS encoding AtpZ/AtpI family protein yields the protein MAQDTGHGENGDRDRSPEEAALSERLGKLDQRLSELRGRHVKTEQPAGDGEDRAARASAMALGFRLSSELVAGVVVGAGIGWGFDRLLSTSPFGFIVFLLLGFVAGVVNVVRTAGAGQRRGGS from the coding sequence ATGGCTCAGGACACGGGACACGGCGAGAATGGAGATCGCGATAGATCGCCCGAGGAAGCTGCGCTTTCCGAACGGCTCGGAAAACTTGATCAGCGGTTGTCCGAACTTCGCGGCCGCCACGTCAAGACCGAGCAACCCGCAGGTGACGGAGAAGACAGAGCGGCCAGAGCCTCGGCGATGGCGCTTGGTTTCCGATTATCCTCCGAGTTGGTCGCCGGGGTCGTTGTCGGAGCGGGGATTGGCTGGGGTTTCGACCGCTTGCTGTCGACGTCGCCTTTCGGATTTATCGTGTTCCTGCTGCTGGGCTTCGTGGCCGGCGTGGTGAATGTGGTGAGAACGGCGGGCGCGGGTCAAAGGCGCGGTGGTTCGTAG
- a CDS encoding secondary thiamine-phosphate synthase enzyme YjbQ gives MTSAKSVTRSAPSSVQATTIVSSLLTVQTSGRGFTDLTSEAAKFINEAHAGDGALTLFVRHTSASLTIQENADPSVLVDLTTALSRLAPENVPWTHDTEGPDDMPAHVKTMLTQTSLHVPVLNGKLALGTWQAIYLVEHRERPHRREIVLQFIGATS, from the coding sequence ATGACATCGGCCAAATCCGTCACGCGCTCGGCGCCATCGTCCGTGCAAGCCACCACGATCGTATCGTCGCTGCTGACCGTGCAGACATCAGGTCGTGGCTTCACCGATCTCACCAGCGAAGCCGCCAAGTTTATCAACGAGGCCCACGCGGGCGACGGCGCGTTGACGCTGTTCGTCCGCCACACCTCGGCCTCGCTGACGATCCAGGAAAACGCCGATCCCTCCGTCCTCGTCGATCTCACCACGGCGCTGTCACGGCTCGCGCCGGAAAATGTGCCGTGGACGCATGATACCGAAGGACCCGACGACATGCCGGCGCACGTCAAGACCATGCTGACGCAGACGTCGCTGCACGTGCCGGTGCTCAACGGCAAGCTCGCGCTCGGCACCTGGCAGGCGATCTATCTGGTCGAGCACCGTGAGCGTCCGCACCGGCGCGAGATCGTGCTGCAATTCATCGGCGCGACGTCATAA
- a CDS encoding MFS transporter, whose amino-acid sequence MTKDERFVILASSLGTVFEWYDFYLYGSLASIIGAQFFSAYPPATRDIFALLAFAAGFLVRPFGAIVFGRIGDIVGRKYTFLVTILIMGLSTFIVGLLPSAATIGFAAPVILIALRLAQGLALGGEYGGAATYVAEHAPNGKRGYYTSFIQTTATLGLFLSLLVILFTRTATGEADFAAWGWRIPFLVSVLLLGVSVWIRLRLNESPIFQKMKDEGKSSKAPLTEAFANWQNGKLVLLALLGGTMGQGVVWYTGQFYALFFLQSILKVDGYTANLLIAWSLLFGTGFFIVFGILSDRIGRKPIILGGCLIAALTFFPIFKMITSNANPALEKAIEQTKVEVVADPAGCGDLFNPVGTRVFTSPCDTARAFLSQSSVKYSTASGPAGSGVKVVVNGKEVAYATAKDSNPALLAAVQAAGYPKAGDTGIVKMSNPFDIFRPQVAAIIGLLFILVIFVTMVYGPIAAMLVELFPTKIRYTSMSLPYHIGNGWFGGLLPATAFAIVASTGDIYAGLWYPIIFAVITAVVGFLFLPETKDVDIKST is encoded by the coding sequence ATGACGAAGGACGAACGTTTCGTCATTCTGGCCTCCTCGCTCGGTACCGTCTTCGAATGGTACGACTTCTATCTCTACGGATCGCTTGCCTCGATCATCGGCGCGCAGTTCTTCTCAGCTTATCCGCCGGCCACGCGCGACATCTTCGCGTTGCTGGCATTCGCGGCGGGCTTCCTGGTGCGTCCGTTCGGCGCCATCGTGTTCGGCCGCATCGGCGACATCGTGGGCCGAAAATACACCTTCCTCGTCACCATCCTGATTATGGGTCTTTCGACCTTCATCGTCGGCTTGCTGCCGAGTGCCGCGACGATCGGCTTCGCCGCGCCCGTCATCCTGATCGCGCTGCGTCTCGCGCAGGGCCTTGCGCTCGGCGGTGAGTATGGCGGTGCGGCGACCTACGTCGCCGAGCATGCGCCCAACGGCAAGCGCGGCTACTACACGTCCTTCATCCAGACCACGGCGACGCTGGGCCTGTTCCTGTCGCTGCTGGTGATCCTGTTCACCCGCACCGCGACCGGCGAAGCTGACTTCGCGGCATGGGGCTGGCGTATCCCGTTCCTGGTCTCGGTGCTCCTGCTCGGCGTCTCGGTCTGGATCCGGCTGCGCCTCAATGAATCGCCGATCTTCCAGAAGATGAAGGACGAGGGAAAGAGCTCCAAGGCGCCCCTGACGGAAGCCTTCGCCAACTGGCAGAACGGCAAGCTGGTGCTGCTGGCCCTGCTCGGCGGCACCATGGGCCAGGGCGTGGTCTGGTACACCGGCCAGTTCTACGCGCTGTTCTTCCTGCAATCGATCCTGAAGGTCGACGGCTACACCGCCAACCTGCTGATCGCCTGGTCACTGTTGTTTGGAACCGGCTTCTTCATCGTGTTCGGCATCCTGTCCGACAGGATCGGCCGCAAGCCGATCATCCTCGGCGGCTGCCTGATCGCGGCGCTGACCTTCTTCCCGATCTTCAAGATGATCACCAGCAACGCCAATCCGGCGCTGGAGAAGGCGATCGAGCAGACCAAGGTCGAGGTGGTGGCCGATCCCGCAGGCTGCGGCGATCTGTTCAACCCGGTCGGCACCCGCGTCTTCACCTCGCCTTGCGACACCGCACGCGCGTTCCTGTCGCAGTCGTCGGTCAAGTACTCGACCGCCAGCGGCCCGGCCGGCTCGGGCGTCAAGGTCGTCGTCAACGGCAAGGAGGTGGCCTACGCCACCGCCAAGGACAGCAACCCGGCGTTACTCGCCGCGGTGCAGGCGGCCGGCTATCCGAAGGCGGGTGACACCGGGATTGTGAAGATGTCGAATCCGTTCGACATCTTCCGCCCACAAGTCGCGGCGATCATCGGCCTGCTGTTCATCCTGGTGATCTTCGTCACCATGGTCTACGGGCCGATCGCGGCGATGCTGGTCGAACTGTTCCCGACCAAGATCCGCTACACCTCGATGTCGCTGCCCTATCACATCGGCAACGGCTGGTTCGGTGGCCTGCTGCCGGCGACCGCATTCGCGATCGTGGCATCGACCGGCGATATCTATGCCGGTCTCTGGTATCCGATCATCTTCGCGGTGATCACCGCCGTGGTCGGCTTCCTGTTCCTGCCCGAGACCAAGGACGTCGACATCAAGTCGACCTGA
- a CDS encoding response regulator has translation MSAPPPHLVIADDHPLFRDALRQAVAGVLSTAKIDEAGSFEDLTKLLEQTSDVDLVLLDLSMPGISGFSGLIYLRAQYPAIPVVIVSASDDNATIRRSLDFGASGFIPKRFGVETLRDAILKVMEGDVWVPADTDLSAAADPDMTRLRDRLVTLTPQQVRVLMMLSEGLLNKQIAYELGVSEATIKAHVSAILQKLGVESRTQAVIAAAKIAGGQWKQGTPTG, from the coding sequence ATGAGCGCTCCTCCCCCCCATCTCGTCATTGCCGATGACCATCCGCTGTTCCGCGATGCGCTGCGGCAGGCGGTGGCCGGCGTCCTGAGCACGGCGAAAATCGACGAGGCCGGGTCGTTCGAGGATCTGACGAAACTCCTGGAGCAGACCTCCGACGTCGACCTGGTCCTGCTCGACCTCTCGATGCCCGGCATCTCCGGCTTCTCCGGCCTGATTTATTTGCGCGCGCAATACCCGGCGATCCCGGTGGTGATCGTCTCGGCCTCCGACGACAATGCCACGATCCGCCGCTCGCTCGATTTCGGCGCCTCCGGCTTCATCCCCAAGCGATTCGGTGTCGAGACGCTGCGCGACGCCATCCTCAAGGTCATGGAGGGCGACGTCTGGGTTCCCGCCGACACCGACCTGTCGGCCGCCGCCGATCCCGACATGACGCGGCTGCGCGACCGTCTGGTGACGCTGACGCCGCAGCAGGTGCGGGTGCTGATGATGCTGTCGGAGGGATTGCTGAACAAGCAGATCGCCTACGAGCTCGGCGTCTCCGAGGCGACCATCAAGGCGCATGTCTCGGCCATCCTGCAAAAGCTCGGCGTCGAGAGCCGGACCCAGGCGGTGATCGCGGCCGCGAAGATCGCCGGCGGCCAATGGAAGCAAGGCACGCCGACGGGGTGA
- a CDS encoding VOC family protein — protein sequence MTHGIFVWNELYTRDVEAAKGFYAATVGWTFEGMPMPDRDRTYWIAKAEGKPVAGILDMRGIVPDGDPPHWLSYLEVDDVDRRVAEIERNGGRIVRQPFDVPDFGRIANGADATGAFMAWVTTKR from the coding sequence ATGACTCACGGAATCTTCGTCTGGAATGAGCTCTATACGCGGGATGTCGAGGCGGCCAAGGGGTTCTATGCCGCGACTGTCGGCTGGACGTTCGAGGGCATGCCGATGCCGGACCGGGACCGCACCTACTGGATCGCCAAGGCGGAGGGCAAGCCGGTGGCCGGCATCCTCGACATGCGCGGAATCGTTCCCGATGGCGATCCGCCGCACTGGCTGAGCTATCTCGAAGTCGACGATGTCGACCGGCGCGTTGCCGAGATCGAGAGAAATGGCGGCAGGATCGTCCGGCAGCCGTTCGACGTCCCCGATTTCGGGCGCATTGCCAACGGGGCGGACGCGACCGGTGCGTTCATGGCCTGGGTGACCACGAAGCGCTGA
- a CDS encoding ATP-binding protein yields MTEPAATTLSFGPFTVTPHERLVTRDGVALPMGAKSFDTLIALMSRPNEVISKWDLMGLVWPGMRVEETNLRFHIAALRKALGDGKDGARYITTLSGRGYCFVAPISQIGIRTERRLAPQVELPPVKLPNRLQRMVGRADTIANVSDKLVTSRFVTIVGPGGVGKTAVAVAIAHDLLATFDDAAHFVDLAALSDPDLVITSLLLMLGLPAQADDPMPALLAHLQDKRMLLVLDNCEHVIAAAAPLAAEIFQAAPQVHILATSREALRVEGEQVYRLAPLAVPPDGSGLTAAVARTYPALELFLERATAGGARIALDDSNAAIAARICRKLNGMALAIELAAARVEAYGLEQTATLLDERLNLLWQGQRTAPPRQKTLQATLDWSYGLLSELERLVLRRLAVFAGHFTIDAALEVVPDQQVDRSLLFEAIDSLVAKSMVVPRPIGAMMRYRLLDTTRAYLLGIEDDGSALAACHATYYRRWLGQAGTKWATLPSADERAIHFSALHNVRAALDWSFGPSGNVGIGIALAAAAAPIFLAMSLLTECRRWSERALLAIDPASRGSTDEMHLQAALGLTLMFTRGGSEAARSALTRALAIAGALGDAPNQLQLFGRMHIFHERIGQFEAALGYAQQSLIVAEALGDPASLALAQSLLGVSLHLGGEHRDALKMLEAAWRGPGTERISTVYGFDHRNRAGISLARELWLQGRPEQARQLAQQTVGEAAQMDHPITLCIALIWAVSIDLWSGDLDAAEANIDRFIAHAESRSMGPYLAVGRGVKGELAIRRGDAASGVATIERCLQELHDSGYELLTTTFNIALVQGHLALGQVERSAQLIDDAIRLVEQSGDRLYMPELLRMKGKVLLSLPEPNIEHAEASLLQSLELGRRTGAKAWELRTAIDLARLVADRGEAKQLLQSALESFADGSETEYIEAANELLEGLERRRG; encoded by the coding sequence ATGACCGAGCCTGCAGCAACAACACTCTCGTTCGGACCATTCACCGTGACGCCGCATGAAAGATTGGTGACGCGCGACGGCGTCGCGCTGCCGATGGGCGCCAAGAGCTTCGATACGCTGATCGCGCTGATGTCGCGACCGAACGAAGTCATCAGCAAATGGGATTTGATGGGCCTGGTCTGGCCCGGCATGCGCGTCGAAGAGACCAATCTGCGCTTCCATATCGCAGCGCTACGAAAAGCGCTCGGCGACGGCAAGGACGGCGCCCGCTACATCACCACGCTGTCGGGCCGTGGCTATTGCTTCGTGGCGCCGATCTCGCAGATCGGTATCCGAACAGAGCGCCGTCTCGCGCCCCAGGTGGAATTGCCGCCCGTCAAGCTGCCCAACCGATTGCAGCGGATGGTCGGACGTGCCGACACGATCGCCAATGTGTCGGACAAGCTCGTCACATCCCGCTTCGTCACGATCGTGGGGCCGGGCGGCGTCGGCAAGACGGCCGTTGCGGTCGCCATCGCGCACGATCTGCTCGCGACATTCGACGATGCTGCGCACTTTGTTGATCTTGCCGCCCTCAGCGATCCCGATCTCGTGATCACCTCGCTTCTGTTGATGCTCGGACTGCCGGCCCAGGCCGACGATCCGATGCCCGCCTTGCTCGCGCATCTGCAAGACAAGCGCATGCTGCTGGTTCTGGACAATTGCGAACATGTGATCGCGGCGGCAGCGCCGCTCGCCGCCGAGATCTTTCAGGCCGCGCCGCAGGTCCACATCCTGGCGACGAGCCGCGAGGCGCTGCGCGTCGAGGGCGAGCAGGTCTATCGGCTGGCCCCGCTTGCCGTTCCGCCCGATGGGTCCGGGCTGACGGCCGCCGTTGCCCGGACCTATCCGGCCCTCGAGCTCTTCCTCGAACGCGCAACCGCTGGAGGCGCCCGGATCGCGCTCGACGATTCCAATGCCGCCATCGCCGCCAGAATCTGCCGCAAGCTCAACGGCATGGCGCTCGCGATCGAGCTCGCCGCCGCGCGGGTCGAAGCCTACGGCCTGGAGCAGACGGCAACGCTGCTCGACGAGCGTCTCAATCTGCTCTGGCAGGGGCAGCGGACCGCACCGCCGCGGCAGAAGACGCTGCAGGCGACGCTGGACTGGAGCTACGGGCTGCTGTCCGAGCTTGAACGCCTCGTGCTGCGCAGGCTTGCGGTTTTCGCCGGTCATTTCACCATCGACGCCGCGCTCGAGGTCGTGCCCGACCAGCAGGTCGACCGCTCGCTTCTGTTCGAGGCCATCGACAGCCTCGTCGCCAAATCGATGGTCGTACCGCGCCCGATCGGCGCAATGATGCGCTACCGTCTGCTCGACACCACGCGCGCCTATCTGCTTGGGATCGAGGACGACGGATCGGCCCTCGCCGCCTGCCATGCCACCTATTACCGGCGCTGGCTCGGGCAGGCGGGCACCAAATGGGCGACGCTACCGAGCGCCGACGAGCGCGCGATCCATTTCTCGGCGCTTCACAACGTGCGCGCCGCGCTCGACTGGAGCTTTGGCCCAAGCGGCAATGTCGGCATCGGCATTGCGCTCGCCGCTGCGGCAGCCCCTATCTTCCTGGCGATGTCGCTGCTGACCGAATGCCGGCGGTGGTCCGAGCGGGCGCTGCTGGCGATCGATCCCGCCTCGCGCGGCAGCACCGACGAGATGCACCTCCAGGCCGCGCTCGGATTGACCTTGATGTTCACGCGCGGCGGCAGCGAAGCCGCGCGCAGCGCCCTGACCCGGGCCCTTGCCATCGCGGGAGCGCTCGGCGATGCGCCGAACCAGCTCCAATTGTTCGGCCGCATGCACATCTTCCATGAGCGGATCGGTCAGTTCGAGGCCGCGCTTGGTTACGCGCAACAGAGCCTCATCGTCGCCGAAGCACTTGGCGATCCTGCCTCGCTCGCACTCGCGCAGTCCCTGCTCGGCGTCTCGCTGCACCTCGGTGGCGAGCATCGCGATGCGCTGAAGATGCTGGAGGCCGCCTGGCGTGGTCCCGGCACGGAGCGGATCAGCACGGTCTATGGCTTCGACCATCGCAATCGGGCCGGCATCTCGCTGGCGCGCGAACTGTGGTTGCAGGGCCGCCCCGAGCAGGCGCGGCAGCTGGCGCAGCAGACGGTCGGTGAGGCCGCGCAGATGGATCATCCGATCACGCTGTGCATCGCCCTGATCTGGGCGGTCTCGATCGATCTCTGGAGCGGCGACCTCGATGCCGCGGAAGCGAACATCGACCGCTTCATCGCTCACGCCGAGTCACGCTCGATGGGGCCTTATCTCGCCGTCGGCCGAGGCGTCAAAGGCGAGCTCGCGATCCGGCGCGGGGACGCGGCGAGCGGCGTCGCGACGATCGAGCGCTGCCTGCAGGAGCTCCACGATTCCGGCTACGAGCTGCTCACCACCACGTTCAACATCGCGCTGGTTCAGGGGCATCTGGCGCTTGGACAGGTCGAGCGAAGCGCGCAGTTGATCGACGATGCGATCCGTCTCGTCGAGCAAAGTGGCGATCGTCTGTACATGCCCGAGCTGCTGCGGATGAAGGGCAAGGTGCTGTTGTCGCTTCCCGAGCCGAACATCGAGCATGCGGAGGCCAGTCTTTTGCAATCGCTGGAGCTGGGCCGCCGCACGGGGGCGAAAGCCTGGGAATTGCGCACCGCGATCGATCTGGCAAGACTCGTTGCCGACCGCGGGGAAGCGAAGCAATTGCTCCAATCGGCGCTCGAGAGTTTTGCCGATGGCTCCGAGACGGAGTATATCGAGGCGGCCAATGAGTTGTTGGAAGGCCTCGAAAGGCGGCGGGGATAG
- a CDS encoding organic hydroperoxide resistance protein has translation MSHTEELLYTARTHTTGGRQDGMSRSSDGRLDVRLSPPGGAGIGTNPEQLFAAGWSACFEGAMEIAARKRKIVLPSKSAIDAEIDLVLDAGAYALRARLGVSLPGLDRDVARDLIDEAHQTCPYSRAVRGNIDVTIDLI, from the coding sequence ATGAGCCATACGGAAGAATTGCTCTACACGGCGCGGACCCACACCACCGGTGGGCGCCAGGACGGCATGTCCCGCAGTTCTGACGGCCGCCTCGACGTGCGACTGTCGCCACCGGGCGGCGCGGGCATCGGCACCAATCCCGAGCAATTGTTCGCGGCTGGCTGGTCCGCCTGCTTCGAAGGCGCGATGGAAATCGCAGCCCGCAAGCGGAAAATCGTGCTTCCAAGCAAAAGCGCGATCGACGCAGAAATCGATCTTGTCCTCGATGCGGGAGCCTACGCGCTCAGAGCGCGCCTCGGTGTCAGCCTGCCCGGCCTCGATCGCGACGTCGCGCGCGATCTCATCGATGAGGCGCACCAGACCTGCCCCTATTCCAGGGCCGTTCGCGGCAACATCGACGTCACCATCGATCTGATCTGA
- a CDS encoding alpha/beta fold hydrolase, producing MKQILDQHRRQFLGVAAGTVAVGLGVTGLVRGETETPRSSATNASFGTIKQIDAGVLNVGYAEVGPATGPVAILLHGWPYDIHSFVDVAPILAQAGYRVIIPYLRGYGSTHFLSSETLRNGEPAALATDIIALMDALDIKKAVIAGFDWGARTADIIAALWPERCRALVSVSGYLISSQAAGNAPLPPAAELQWWYQFYFATERGRAGYEKYTHDFAKLIWKLASPQWKFDDATFDRSAKAFENKDHVAITIHNYRWRLGLAKGEAKYEEIEKKLAATPVIDVPTITMEGDANGAPHPDPSAYAKRFSGRYDYRLITGGIGHNLPQEAPQAFAKAVIEAEGGA from the coding sequence ATGAAACAGATTCTCGACCAGCATCGCCGCCAATTTCTCGGTGTCGCAGCCGGGACCGTCGCCGTCGGGCTCGGCGTGACCGGCCTCGTGCGCGGCGAAACAGAGACGCCGCGATCGTCCGCAACCAATGCGTCGTTCGGCACGATCAAGCAGATCGATGCCGGTGTGCTGAATGTCGGCTACGCCGAAGTCGGCCCCGCGACCGGCCCGGTGGCAATCCTCCTCCACGGCTGGCCCTACGACATCCATAGCTTCGTCGACGTCGCGCCGATCCTGGCGCAGGCCGGCTACCGCGTCATCATCCCCTATTTGCGCGGCTATGGCTCGACGCACTTCCTCTCCAGCGAAACGCTGCGCAACGGTGAGCCGGCCGCGCTGGCGACCGATATCATCGCGCTGATGGATGCGCTCGACATCAAGAAGGCCGTGATTGCCGGCTTCGACTGGGGCGCGCGCACCGCCGATATCATCGCGGCGCTGTGGCCGGAGCGCTGCCGCGCCCTGGTGTCGGTCAGCGGCTATCTGATCTCCAGCCAGGCTGCCGGCAACGCGCCGCTGCCGCCGGCGGCCGAGCTGCAATGGTGGTACCAGTTCTATTTCGCGACCGAGCGCGGCCGCGCCGGCTACGAGAAGTACACGCATGATTTCGCAAAGCTGATCTGGAAGCTGGCCTCGCCGCAGTGGAAGTTCGACGACGCCACTTTCGATCGCAGTGCCAAGGCCTTCGAGAACAAGGATCATGTCGCGATCACGATCCACAATTATCGCTGGCGGCTCGGCCTCGCAAAGGGCGAGGCGAAATACGAGGAGATCGAGAAGAAGCTCGCGGCAACGCCGGTCATCGACGTGCCGACCATCACGATGGAAGGCGACGCCAACGGCGCGCCGCATCCCGATCCCAGCGCCTACGCCAAGAGATTCTCCGGCCGCTACGACTATCGTCTGATCACCGGCGGCATCGGTCACAATTTGCCGCAGGAGGCGCCGCAAGCCTTTGCCAAGGCCGTCATCGAGGCCGAGGGCGGCGCCTGA
- a CDS encoding cytochrome P460 family protein → MTPIESQKQKSSTIAVITLAVLLLVVLLTCVPYLISIALAEGPATAATASPIFGVTIPAGYKQWELIAPAEEAAPLNELRAVIGNQAAIDAYQDGKLPFPDGTILVKRAWKRTQSPDFASATIPGAATTVQVMVKDSKKYAATGGWGFGRFVNGKPVDEAQHRTCFACHEARAKAHDYVFTRLAP, encoded by the coding sequence ATGACGCCCATCGAATCCCAAAAGCAAAAATCCTCCACTATCGCGGTCATCACGCTGGCCGTGCTCCTGCTCGTCGTCCTACTGACGTGCGTGCCCTATCTGATCTCGATCGCGCTTGCGGAAGGTCCTGCGACGGCAGCAACGGCCTCGCCGATCTTCGGCGTCACGATTCCCGCAGGCTACAAGCAGTGGGAGCTGATCGCGCCGGCCGAGGAGGCGGCGCCCCTGAACGAGCTGCGCGCGGTCATCGGCAACCAGGCCGCAATCGATGCCTATCAGGACGGCAAGCTGCCATTCCCTGACGGCACCATTCTGGTGAAGCGCGCCTGGAAGCGTACGCAGTCTCCCGACTTCGCATCGGCGACCATTCCGGGCGCTGCCACCACAGTCCAGGTCATGGTCAAGGATTCCAAGAAATATGCGGCCACCGGCGGCTGGGGCTTTGGCCGTTTCGTCAACGGCAAGCCGGTGGACGAGGCGCAGCACCGCACCTGCTTTGCCTGCCATGAGGCCCGTGCCAAGGCCCACGACTACGTCTTCACGCGGCTTGCGCCCTGA